In Streptomyces canus, one DNA window encodes the following:
- a CDS encoding S53 family peptidase, translating to MSFLARIRPGRRLRPYVAAAACSALLGTAPLATAHSADHRHPLTGSRPAYATAAADAGPVPGDQHVSARLYLNSRDPQGLTDLLRDVSDPHSPHYRHYLTPQAYQRRFGPTAAQLASVTAWLHASGLTVTQRTTHYVKITGTAGAVRRAFGASLHRYRTGRGTSQAPAGDLSVPASLATTLLGVSGLSTPGAARPLSNHTPTPALGVAADGAVCSGHFGQKPATGFPQAYGKTPAYAPCPYTPAQLRHAYGAGSARGATGRGSTIAIVDAYGSPDMPADADRHAKITGDHAFRPHQYRQHVTPADWHVSDACAPPGTWAGEQALDIDLAHGLAPDADILYVGADSCLDNDMMDAESYVIDGRRADGISNSWAEIIHSEPGHLTPALIDAWDLLFEQVAAEGIGVYFAAGDCGDSSPDAAQTGVNCDPKTTQAQADFPSGSPWFTSVGGTTLALDRHGDYAWETSMGDELSILTDNGTAWGPVPGVFTFGGGGGVSDFPQPWYQHDRVPGSTGHRTTPDVSLEGDGALPVLIGLTDAETFHLIGFGGTSAATPAFAAIQADAQQACGHRLGFANPLLYALPHAHLFHDITDQPAKAGTPPLTVVRDEGPDTSTGEQRHLLYTLGHDFGLHAHPGYDDATGLGSPTPGYLRWFRHTKGTLK from the coding sequence TTGTCTTTCCTTGCCCGAATACGTCCTGGGCGTCGCCTGCGCCCTTACGTCGCTGCGGCGGCCTGTTCCGCACTCCTGGGCACGGCGCCCCTCGCCACCGCCCACTCCGCCGACCACCGCCACCCCCTAACCGGGTCCCGGCCGGCATACGCCACCGCGGCCGCCGACGCAGGGCCCGTCCCCGGCGATCAGCACGTCAGCGCCCGCCTCTACCTCAACTCCCGTGACCCGCAGGGCCTCACCGACCTCCTGCGCGACGTCAGCGACCCACACAGCCCCCACTACCGGCACTACCTCACCCCGCAGGCATACCAGCGGCGCTTCGGCCCGACGGCCGCACAACTCGCCAGCGTCACCGCATGGTTGCACGCCTCCGGGCTCACCGTCACCCAACGCACCACCCACTACGTGAAGATCACCGGCACCGCCGGCGCCGTGCGACGGGCCTTCGGCGCGAGCCTGCACCGCTACCGAACCGGCCGCGGCACGAGCCAGGCCCCCGCCGGCGACCTCAGTGTGCCCGCCTCCCTGGCCACCACCCTGCTCGGCGTGTCCGGTCTCTCCACCCCCGGCGCCGCCCGGCCCCTGTCGAACCACACCCCAACCCCCGCCCTCGGTGTCGCCGCCGACGGCGCGGTCTGCTCCGGCCACTTCGGGCAGAAACCCGCCACCGGATTCCCCCAGGCCTACGGCAAGACCCCCGCGTACGCGCCCTGCCCCTACACCCCCGCACAGCTCCGCCACGCCTACGGTGCCGGTTCCGCCCGCGGCGCCACCGGGCGCGGCTCCACCATCGCCATCGTGGACGCCTACGGGTCACCGGACATGCCCGCCGATGCCGACCGCCACGCGAAGATCACCGGCGACCACGCCTTCAGACCACACCAGTACCGCCAGCACGTCACCCCCGCCGACTGGCACGTCAGCGACGCGTGCGCGCCCCCGGGCACCTGGGCCGGCGAGCAGGCTCTCGACATCGACCTTGCCCACGGGCTCGCCCCCGACGCAGACATCCTCTACGTCGGCGCCGACTCCTGCCTCGACAACGACATGATGGACGCTGAGTCGTACGTCATCGACGGCCGCCGGGCGGACGGTATCTCCAACTCGTGGGCAGAGATCATCCACTCCGAGCCCGGACACCTCACACCCGCCCTCATCGATGCGTGGGACCTACTGTTCGAGCAGGTCGCAGCCGAAGGGATCGGCGTCTACTTCGCGGCCGGCGACTGCGGCGACTCCTCACCCGACGCGGCCCAGACCGGCGTCAACTGCGACCCCAAGACCACCCAGGCCCAGGCCGACTTCCCCAGCGGATCCCCGTGGTTCACCTCGGTGGGCGGCACCACCCTCGCCCTCGACCGCCACGGCGACTACGCCTGGGAGACCAGCATGGGCGACGAGCTGTCCATCCTCACCGACAACGGCACCGCCTGGGGACCTGTCCCCGGGGTCTTCACCTTCGGAGGCGGAGGGGGCGTGAGCGACTTCCCGCAGCCCTGGTACCAGCACGACCGGGTCCCGGGGAGCACCGGACACCGCACCACCCCCGACGTGTCGCTGGAAGGCGACGGGGCGCTGCCCGTCCTGATCGGCCTCACCGACGCCGAAACCTTCCACCTCATCGGATTCGGCGGCACATCGGCGGCCACCCCTGCCTTCGCCGCCATCCAGGCCGACGCGCAGCAGGCCTGCGGACACCGACTCGGCTTCGCCAACCCGCTCCTGTACGCCCTCCCCCACGCCCACCTCTTCCACGACATCACCGATCAGCCGGCCAAAGCCGGGACGCCACCTTTGACCGTGGTACGCGACGAAGGCCCCGACACCTCCACCGGCGAACAGCGCCACCTTCTCTACACACTCGGCCACGACTTCGGCCTCCACGCCCACCCCGGTTACGACGACGCCACGGGTCTCGGCTCCCCCACCCCCGGCTACCTGCGCTGGTTCCGGCACACCAAGGGCACCCTGAAGTGA
- a CDS encoding DUF5819 family protein has product MNVRISALTALAAVTVYCLCCLVYNAPGSPAKDRIKGPVTAFMEPYFWQDWQLFGPTPGSSDDLIYLRTRMKLPGSDQVVESSPVEIEQAIDRSPHDFPVNPTKLPGVLLAFDAAANRYAGIAIKFKKLPAARRDAARKILDKQFAPDFEEMRRFFSAQAKTLYPNAQIISVQATFKNRPIIPFSERYEVPRPNEHQQGILATSWMDYVPGVAQ; this is encoded by the coding sequence GTGAACGTACGGATCAGTGCGCTGACAGCGCTCGCGGCTGTGACCGTTTACTGCTTGTGCTGCCTGGTGTACAACGCGCCCGGTTCCCCCGCGAAGGACCGTATCAAGGGACCCGTCACGGCCTTCATGGAACCGTACTTCTGGCAGGACTGGCAGCTCTTTGGCCCCACTCCCGGCAGCAGTGACGACCTCATATATCTACGGACCCGGATGAAGCTTCCCGGCTCCGACCAGGTCGTCGAGTCGAGCCCTGTCGAAATCGAGCAGGCCATTGACAGATCGCCGCACGATTTCCCGGTGAACCCGACGAAGCTTCCCGGCGTACTCCTCGCATTCGATGCGGCGGCCAATCGGTATGCAGGCATCGCCATCAAATTCAAGAAGCTCCCGGCGGCCAGACGCGACGCCGCCCGAAAAATACTTGACAAGCAATTCGCACCCGACTTCGAAGAGATGCGGCGCTTCTTCTCCGCGCAGGCGAAGACACTGTATCCGAACGCTCAGATCATCTCTGTGCAGGCCACCTTCAAGAACCGTCCCATCATTCCGTTCTCGGAGCGGTACGAAGTACCCAGGCCCAATGAGCACCAGCAGGGAATTCTGGCGACATCATGGATGGACTACGTTCCGGGAGTTGCGCAATGA
- a CDS encoding alpha/beta hydrolase, with product MSRQQRQALDELLRHGPLDLGGDVAEARAVFHGMMTSIPLPPDVSTKEGELGGVPVVTVATPDNDSATVVLYLHGGAYAIGSAADAAGLAGDVARRTAARAVCVDYRLAPEHPFPAAVDDALDVYRALLDDGIPSSTIAFVGESAGGGLAVATLLAVKDAGLPQPSSAAVFSPWADLSVSGDSAVGKAAVDPALTPEGLRTRARDYLRDTDPTAPRASPVFADLTGLAPLLIQVGSHEILLDDAVRLAARAAEHDVHVELQVWPQVPHVFQAFAPMLDEADAALDAAAAFTRAHWSTGATTDTSGEALRAGATS from the coding sequence ATGTCCCGGCAACAGCGCCAGGCCCTCGACGAACTCCTGCGGCACGGACCGCTCGACCTCGGAGGCGATGTCGCCGAAGCGCGTGCCGTCTTCCACGGCATGATGACGTCCATACCGCTGCCCCCCGACGTCTCCACCAAGGAAGGCGAGTTGGGCGGTGTACCCGTCGTCACCGTGGCGACTCCGGACAACGACTCGGCGACCGTCGTGCTGTACCTGCACGGCGGCGCCTACGCCATTGGTTCGGCGGCCGACGCAGCGGGGCTGGCCGGCGATGTCGCCCGCCGCACCGCCGCACGCGCCGTCTGTGTCGACTACCGGCTGGCTCCCGAACACCCCTTCCCCGCCGCCGTGGACGACGCCCTGGACGTCTACCGCGCCCTGCTGGACGATGGCATCCCCAGCTCCACGATCGCTTTCGTCGGTGAATCGGCGGGCGGCGGTCTCGCCGTCGCGACCCTGCTCGCCGTCAAGGACGCGGGATTGCCCCAGCCCTCGTCGGCCGCGGTCTTCTCCCCGTGGGCCGACCTGAGCGTGTCCGGCGACAGCGCGGTCGGCAAAGCGGCCGTCGATCCCGCGCTGACCCCGGAAGGCCTGCGCACACGCGCCCGCGACTACCTGCGCGACACCGATCCCACCGCGCCCCGGGCCAGCCCCGTCTTCGCCGACCTGACCGGCCTGGCGCCCCTGCTCATCCAGGTCGGCTCGCACGAGATCCTGCTGGACGACGCCGTACGGCTGGCAGCCCGCGCCGCCGAGCACGACGTCCACGTGGAGCTGCAGGTCTGGCCCCAAGTGCCGCACGTCTTCCAGGCGTTCGCCCCGATGCTCGACGAAGCCGATGCCGCACTCGACGCCGCCGCCGCGTTCACCCGCGCGCACTGGTCCACCGGCGCCACCACCGACACGTCCGGTGAGGCCCTGCGGGCCGGGGCGACGTCGTGA
- a CDS encoding S9 family peptidase, producing MIESSDGPSIFRDLSAFVACPRVNSLALSVDGTRLVAGVQSLSEDGTRFVSRLWEIDPAGERDALRLTRSEQGESGPVFGPDGTLYFLSERAAADGEEDEGAALWALPLRGEAVVVARHPGGIAAVTVARTSGTLCHTAGLLPGAADTEAHGKLRAARKDAKVTAILYEAGPTRAWDHDLGPAEPHTFIRAGADAEPVVAGGQGIGLEDPGDAALSPDGTRVAYRRFVPGRVPDENRTIVVVADAESGEEIHVLGDLEHLYEAPRFTHDGSALVCCRMRYPTYDDPWDATLVRIDLTDGTVQDLLPEFDNWPGGVACSPVDDTLFFTSDEQGHAPVFRRDPDGVVTRLTASGAYGSLTVAPDGRTLYALRHSVDAPPTPVRIAADIVDQTPAGLPAPGGVGELPGTLTEVHAEADDGFVLRGWLVLPEGASAERPAPLLVAVHGGPQFSWNGWTWRWNPWPFAARGYAVLLPDPALSTGYGQINHRRGWGQWGGRPYTDVIALTDATEARNDIDASRTALAGGSYGGYMANRVATSTDRFKAIISHAGLWDLRMFQGDTDVPWYFQRIFGDPLTRPERYEADSPHLDVAKVRTPMLVIHGAKDYRVPVGQGATLFQELQRHEVPAKYLYFPDENHWILKPNHTRLWYETFLNFLDHHVLGTEWQQPGLL from the coding sequence ATGATCGAGTCCTCCGATGGCCCGTCCATCTTCCGTGACCTGTCCGCCTTCGTCGCTTGCCCCCGCGTCAACTCCCTTGCTCTGTCCGTCGATGGCACTCGTCTCGTCGCCGGCGTGCAGTCGTTGTCCGAGGACGGGACGCGGTTCGTGTCCCGTCTGTGGGAGATCGATCCGGCCGGGGAGCGCGACGCGCTGCGGCTGACCCGGTCCGAACAGGGTGAGTCGGGGCCGGTGTTCGGTCCGGACGGGACGCTGTATTTCCTGTCCGAACGCGCCGCCGCGGACGGTGAGGAGGACGAGGGCGCCGCGCTGTGGGCGCTTCCGCTGCGCGGGGAGGCCGTCGTCGTGGCCCGGCACCCAGGCGGGATCGCCGCGGTCACCGTTGCCCGTACCTCCGGCACGCTGTGCCACACCGCGGGGCTGCTGCCGGGAGCCGCCGACACCGAGGCGCACGGCAAGCTGCGCGCGGCGCGAAAGGACGCGAAGGTCACGGCGATCTTGTATGAGGCCGGGCCGACCCGCGCCTGGGACCACGACCTCGGCCCGGCGGAGCCGCACACCTTTATCCGTGCCGGGGCCGACGCGGAGCCGGTCGTCGCCGGCGGGCAGGGAATCGGTCTGGAGGATCCGGGGGACGCGGCGTTGTCGCCAGACGGCACACGGGTCGCGTACCGCCGGTTCGTGCCCGGGCGGGTCCCGGACGAGAACCGCACCATCGTGGTGGTGGCCGACGCGGAGAGCGGTGAGGAGATCCACGTCCTCGGCGATCTGGAACACCTCTATGAGGCGCCGCGGTTCACCCACGACGGCTCGGCCCTCGTGTGCTGCCGGATGCGCTACCCGACCTACGACGACCCCTGGGACGCGACGCTCGTCCGGATCGACCTGACCGACGGCACGGTGCAGGACCTGCTGCCCGAGTTCGACAACTGGCCTGGTGGCGTGGCCTGTTCGCCGGTGGACGACACGCTCTTCTTCACGTCCGACGAGCAGGGGCACGCGCCCGTCTTCCGGCGCGACCCGGACGGTGTTGTCACACGTCTCACCGCTTCGGGTGCGTACGGCTCGCTGACCGTGGCCCCCGACGGGCGGACGCTCTACGCCCTGCGCCACTCGGTCGACGCGCCGCCGACGCCCGTCCGGATCGCCGCCGACATCGTCGACCAGACTCCGGCCGGGCTGCCCGCGCCGGGCGGCGTCGGGGAACTGCCCGGCACCCTCACCGAGGTGCACGCGGAGGCGGACGACGGGTTCGTGCTGCGCGGCTGGCTTGTGCTGCCCGAGGGCGCGTCCGCCGAGCGGCCCGCTCCGCTGCTCGTCGCCGTCCACGGCGGACCGCAGTTCAGCTGGAACGGCTGGACCTGGCGGTGGAACCCGTGGCCGTTCGCCGCGCGCGGCTATGCGGTGCTGCTGCCGGATCCGGCGCTGTCGACCGGCTACGGGCAGATCAACCACCGGCGCGGCTGGGGGCAGTGGGGCGGGCGCCCCTACACGGATGTGATCGCGCTGACCGACGCGACCGAGGCCCGCAACGACATCGATGCCTCACGTACGGCGCTCGCCGGCGGCTCGTACGGCGGGTATATGGCGAACCGGGTCGCCACCAGCACGGACCGGTTCAAGGCGATCATCAGCCATGCAGGTCTGTGGGACCTGCGAATGTTTCAGGGCGACACCGATGTGCCCTGGTACTTCCAGCGGATCTTCGGAGATCCGCTGACCCGCCCCGAGCGGTACGAGGCCGACTCGCCGCACCTGGACGTCGCGAAGGTCCGCACCCCGATGCTGGTCATCCACGGCGCCAAGGACTACCGCGTGCCCGTCGGGCAGGGCGCCACGCTTTTCCAGGAACTGCAGCGGCACGAAGTCCCCGCGAAGTACCTCTACTTCCCGGACGAGAACCACTGGATCCTCAAGCCGAACCACACGCGCCTGTGGTACGAGACGTTCCTCAACTTCCTCGACCACCACGTCCTCGGCACCGAATGGCAGCAACCCGGCCTGCTGTGA
- a CDS encoding phytoene desaturase family protein: MARGGSRAITDALAARLVELGGTIETRSPVRSLRDLPPARTVLLDLTPRAAAAVCGTRLPAPVRRAYTRYRHGPAAYKIDLAVEGRIPWRAEVCRSAGTVHLGGTAEEVADAEKTVASGRMPRRPFVLVCQQYVADPARSVGDAHLVWAYAHVPHGYDDDATAAILDRIEQYAPKVRDHVIALTARSPADLEAYNPNYIGGDVLTGANSPAQTAFRPRLAPDPYATGIPGIYL, from the coding sequence GTGGCACGCGGCGGCTCTCGGGCCATCACCGACGCCCTCGCCGCCCGCCTCGTCGAACTCGGCGGCACCATCGAAACGCGATCTCCCGTGCGCTCCCTGCGCGACCTGCCTCCTGCCCGGACCGTCCTCCTCGACCTCACCCCACGCGCGGCAGCGGCCGTGTGCGGCACACGCCTGCCCGCCCCTGTGCGACGCGCGTACACCCGCTACCGTCACGGACCCGCCGCATACAAGATCGACCTGGCGGTCGAAGGCCGCATTCCCTGGCGTGCCGAGGTGTGCCGCTCGGCGGGGACCGTCCACCTCGGCGGAACCGCAGAGGAGGTCGCCGACGCCGAAAAGACGGTCGCCAGCGGCCGGATGCCCCGCCGTCCGTTCGTGCTCGTCTGCCAGCAGTACGTCGCCGACCCCGCGCGCTCGGTGGGCGACGCCCACCTCGTCTGGGCCTACGCGCACGTTCCCCACGGCTACGACGACGATGCGACCGCCGCCATCCTCGACCGCATCGAGCAGTACGCCCCCAAAGTGCGCGACCACGTCATCGCCCTGACCGCCCGCTCCCCGGCGGATCTCGAGGCCTACAACCCCAACTACATCGGGGGAGACGTCCTCACGGGCGCCAACTCCCCGGCACAGACGGCATTCCGCCCGCGCCTGGCCCCAGACCCGTACGCCACCGGAATACCGGGAATCTACCTGTGA
- a CDS encoding helix-turn-helix transcriptional regulator translates to MATTNHFGVALRGWRERVSPRDTGLEADGDRRIPGLRREELARLAGLSVDYVVRLEQGRARHPSAQVVTALARALRLDASERDHLFRCANLAPPSAGNVSRHVPVRVQRLVSRLGGNPTAVFAADWTLIGWNAMWSATVGDPRTYGWEARNLVDGMFRSRVGRGRGPIAGWPVRSWEGDEVEEEDLVADLRVTAAAHPEDARLAAFVDRLLRSNPRFARLWFNGSARTHVGDRKTVEHPQMGDIALDLDVLLAAGTDLRIVTYTAAAETTDAEKLDALRAACPVPSGSPVGIVA, encoded by the coding sequence ATGGCAACGACGAACCACTTCGGCGTCGCGCTGCGGGGCTGGCGTGAGCGTGTGTCACCGCGGGACACCGGGCTGGAGGCGGACGGGGACCGGCGTATCCCCGGACTGCGCCGGGAGGAACTCGCCCGGCTGGCGGGCTTGTCGGTCGACTACGTGGTCCGGCTGGAACAGGGCCGCGCTCGGCACCCCTCGGCCCAGGTGGTCACCGCGCTGGCCAGAGCGCTGCGCCTCGACGCGTCCGAGCGTGACCACCTGTTTCGCTGCGCCAACCTCGCGCCGCCCTCCGCCGGGAACGTCTCCCGTCACGTGCCCGTGCGGGTGCAGCGGCTGGTGAGCCGGTTGGGAGGGAACCCCACCGCGGTCTTCGCGGCCGACTGGACGCTCATCGGCTGGAACGCGATGTGGTCCGCCACGGTCGGCGATCCCCGCACGTACGGTTGGGAGGCGCGCAATCTCGTCGACGGCATGTTCCGGTCGAGGGTCGGACGAGGGCGGGGACCGATCGCGGGCTGGCCCGTTCGGTCATGGGAGGGCGACGAGGTCGAGGAGGAGGACCTCGTCGCCGACCTGCGCGTGACAGCGGCCGCCCATCCCGAGGACGCACGACTGGCGGCCTTCGTCGACCGCCTGCTGCGCAGCAACCCGCGCTTCGCCCGCCTGTGGTTCAACGGCAGCGCCCGCACCCATGTCGGCGACCGCAAGACCGTCGAGCATCCCCAAATGGGAGACATCGCGCTCGACCTCGATGTCCTGCTGGCCGCCGGCACCGACCTCAGGATCGTCACGTACACGGCGGCGGCCGAGACGACCGACGCGGAGAAACTGGATGCGCTGCGCGCTGCCTGTCCGGTACCGAGTGGGAGCCCGGTGGGGATCGTTGCGTGA
- a CDS encoding M23 family metallopeptidase → MPEKAGTPAEPRRTGQSAADLLFRFLTAERAQREMLAPRVVAAVGGERLDQILDGTRERVGAITGVRDHPDGLVIEGTRGRALAFATTHDGQVLDGLLIAPGPYRVPRLRVPHGARAALVWTVWVLLLAARIDACWQAPSRIAWCGRLLIVAAGYLLMEGWQSPARLPWWIRRSVEAGALVALASACRLPRLPASGGGEAELVVGVALLADFGWFLLRARRHRWGTAVSRPLTFPLRNGKWYVAQGGGARLNHHASFPEQRGALDVIQIGPGGARACGTGLRGENESYLVYGQSLYAPCDGTVVSAVDHLDDQEPGTIRYQPPYGNHVFIDTGAEIVKLAHLRRGTVTVKAGDPVHAGQLLGEVGNSGNSTEPHLHIHAERDGLGLDLQFTGVTGPLCRGRTVRT, encoded by the coding sequence GTGCCTGAGAAAGCGGGAACACCGGCGGAACCCCGCCGCACGGGACAGTCGGCGGCCGACCTGCTGTTCAGGTTCCTCACCGCCGAGCGCGCACAGCGGGAGATGCTCGCCCCGCGGGTCGTGGCCGCCGTGGGAGGTGAGCGGCTCGACCAGATCCTGGACGGCACCCGCGAACGCGTCGGCGCGATCACCGGGGTACGGGACCATCCCGACGGGCTGGTGATCGAAGGTACCAGGGGGCGTGCCCTCGCCTTCGCCACCACACACGACGGCCAGGTGCTCGACGGGCTCCTGATCGCCCCGGGCCCGTACCGCGTGCCGCGGCTGCGCGTCCCGCACGGAGCGCGAGCCGCCCTGGTGTGGACCGTGTGGGTGCTGCTGCTCGCCGCGCGCATCGACGCGTGCTGGCAGGCCCCTTCCCGCATCGCCTGGTGCGGCCGTCTGCTCATCGTCGCGGCCGGCTACCTGCTCATGGAAGGCTGGCAGAGCCCGGCTCGGCTGCCGTGGTGGATACGCCGGTCCGTGGAGGCCGGCGCGCTGGTGGCCCTTGCCTCCGCGTGCCGGCTACCCAGGCTGCCCGCGTCGGGCGGCGGTGAGGCCGAACTGGTGGTGGGCGTGGCCCTGCTCGCCGACTTCGGATGGTTCCTGCTCCGGGCGCGCCGCCACCGCTGGGGGACCGCCGTGTCCCGGCCTCTCACCTTCCCCCTGCGGAACGGAAAGTGGTATGTCGCGCAGGGCGGCGGGGCCCGCCTGAACCATCACGCGTCCTTTCCAGAGCAGCGCGGCGCCCTGGACGTGATCCAGATCGGTCCGGGCGGTGCGCGCGCATGCGGCACCGGCCTGCGCGGGGAAAACGAGAGCTATCTCGTGTACGGGCAGAGTCTTTACGCCCCGTGTGACGGCACGGTCGTCTCCGCCGTCGATCACCTCGACGACCAGGAACCCGGCACGATCCGATACCAGCCCCCCTACGGCAACCACGTGTTCATCGACACCGGCGCCGAGATCGTCAAGCTCGCTCACCTGCGCCGCGGCACCGTGACGGTGAAGGCGGGCGATCCTGTGCACGCCGGGCAGCTGCTCGGCGAGGTGGGCAACTCCGGCAACAGCACGGAGCCGCACCTGCACATCCACGCCGAACGCGACGGCCTCGGGCTCGATCTTCAGTTCACGGGCGTCACAGGCCCGCTGTGCCGGGGCCGGACCGTGCGCACGTAA